CCTCTATCGCTTCTTAACTTATCCCCAGTATTGTCTTGAATCCTTCTTGTTGTCTTAGAGTATACGGTATCTCCCTCAGCGATTATGTGAGACAGATGCCATAAGTCATCTAAGGTTTCAGGAAGAAGTTCAATGATTCCCTTCTTTTTATCTTGATAAGTTATTTTCATAGAATTCCTCATTTAAATATAATTCAAATTAAATTTAAAACAATCCAATCCATACAAAATATTAAATACATAAGTAAATTATATAATTACTATTAAACAATATAAAATATGATTATCGATTATATATAAAATTAAGTAATTTAAATAATAATCGAATGCTTTAAATTAAATCATTATGCAAATTACTAAAATTAATCAAAATTAACGGGAATTATAATATGAAAAAAATTGGAATTATTGGAGGAACAAGAGGTTTGGGAAGAACCTTAGCTTGGTATTTTAAGGATTTTAACTTTGATGTGACAGTAACAGGAAGAGATGAAATCGTAGGTGCTCAAGTAAGCGAAGACCTTGGAATAAAATATTCAAACAACAATAGGAAAATAGCTCAAAACAGTGATATGGTCATCATTGCAGTCCCTATTTCAAGCACCGAATCAGTCATTGAGGAGCTTGCCCCATTCATGAAAGAGGGGTCTGTGATGATTGATGTCACTTCAGTTAAGGAAGGGCCAAGCTATAAGATGAAGGAGTGCTTGAACGGAAGGGTTGAATTCATTCCTACACACCCTGTCTTCGGTCCGAGAACCACTGATTTGAAAGGGCAAATAATAGTCCTCACTCCATTGGAAAAGGGAAAATGGTATCCTAAGGTCTACAGGTTTTTGGAAGATCTTGGCATGAGAATAGTTGAAACCACCCCAGAGCATCATGATGACATGATGGGAGTCGTGCAGGTATTGACTCACTTTTCATACATTTCAACAGCTTCAGCCATTGAAAAGCTTCAAGTTGACATTAAGGACACTGAAAACTACGAAAGTCCTATTTACAATCTGATGATCGATACAATAGCGAGAATCGTATCCCAAAATCCACATCTTACCTATTCCATTCAACATGAAAACAAGCGTGGAGA
This genomic window from Methanobrevibacter sp. contains:
- a CDS encoding prephenate dehydrogenase; the protein is MKKIGIIGGTRGLGRTLAWYFKDFNFDVTVTGRDEIVGAQVSEDLGIKYSNNNRKIAQNSDMVIIAVPISSTESVIEELAPFMKEGSVMIDVTSVKEGPSYKMKECLNGRVEFIPTHPVFGPRTTDLKGQIIVLTPLEKGKWYPKVYRFLEDLGMRIVETTPEHHDDMMGVVQVLTHFSYISTASAIEKLQVDIKDTENYESPIYNLMIDTIARIVSQNPHLTYSIQHENKRGEKIRQALFDSISELKETLTKEDEDEFVEIALRATKHMGDIQAALGRSDKAITALTQEYNVLLQSIGEEVGLKHIYSDTIHVGTVKEIDLDYLYLEDENNKVKKLRISNVKVLNEGELHQWKINNQKIYTRDISAVFNRKSSPHIIKDTLNRVEDIIGVEIIDIYKGEPIKENQISYTFKILSLTEDAIEECIKILTGFGGITR